One Glycine max cultivar Williams 82 chromosome 6, Glycine_max_v4.0, whole genome shotgun sequence DNA segment encodes these proteins:
- the LOC102660280 gene encoding radial spoke head 10 homolog B isoform X2, with product MSLFCFLFSTAKAILYHRCWVQVFGNGDVYEGEFHRGKCSGRGVYYYSRSGRYEGDWVDGKYDGYGVETWAHGSRYRGCYWQGLRHEFGVYRFYTGDVYAGEWSNGQSHGCGVHTCEDGSRYVGEFKWGVKHGHGHYHFSVLIKDWTYKDRGKGHRFDSSIVLVDPYAKLVEGRRYFGDISMKLSKFLGTYDFDSLPFDWGENYKLPNISEKDLVIYEMNVWEFTSDESSGLDSNIRGSYLGMIEK from the exons ATGTCTCTCTTCTGTTTTCTCTTTTCAACCGCCAAGGCAATCTTATATCACCGGTGCTGGGTGCAGGTGTTCGGGAACGGAGACGTTTACGAAGGGGAGTTTCATCGAGGGAAGTGTTCGGGAAGAGGGGTGTATTATTACAGCAGGAGCGGGAGGTACGAGGGTGATTGGGTAGATGGAAAGTACGATGGGTATGGGGTGGAAACATGGGCGCATGGGAGCCGCTACCGCGGGTGTTACTGGCAGGGGCTGAGGCACGAGTTTGGGGTGTATAGGTTTTACACCGGGGATGTGTATGCTGGAGAGTGGTCTAATGGACAGAGCCACGGGTGTGGGGTTCACACGTGCGAGGATGGGAGTCGGTATGTTGGGGAGTTTAAGTGGGGGGTTAAGCATGGCCATGGGCATTACCATTTCAG TGTATTGATAAAGGATTGGACATACAAAGACCGGGGTAAGGGGCATCGATTTGATAGCAGCATTGTGCTTGTTGATCCTTATGCGAAACTAGTTGAAGGTCGAAGATATTTCGGGGATATTAGCATGAAGTTGTCTAAGTTTCTTGGCACATATGATTTTGATAGCTTGCCTTTTGACTGGGGAGAAAATTACAAGCTTCCAAATATTTCTGAG aaagatcttgtTATATATGAGATGAATGTCTGGGAATTTACAAGTGATGAATCTAGTGGTTTGGATAGCAACATTCGTGGCAGCTACCTCGGTATGATTGAAAAG
- the LOC102660280 gene encoding phosphatidylinositol 4-phosphate 5-kinase 7 isoform X1: MSLFCFLFSTAKAILYHRCWVQVFGNGDVYEGEFHRGKCSGRGVYYYSRSGRYEGDWVDGKYDGYGVETWAHGSRYRGCYWQGLRHEFGVYRFYTGDVYAGEWSNGQSHGCGVHTCEDGSRYVGEFKWGVKHGHGHYHFSDSSVLIKDWTYKDRGKGHRFDSSIVLVDPYAKLVEGRRYFGDISMKLSKFLGTYDFDSLPFDWGENYKLPNISEKDLVIYEMNVWEFTSDESSGLDSNIRGSYLGMIEK, translated from the exons ATGTCTCTCTTCTGTTTTCTCTTTTCAACCGCCAAGGCAATCTTATATCACCGGTGCTGGGTGCAGGTGTTCGGGAACGGAGACGTTTACGAAGGGGAGTTTCATCGAGGGAAGTGTTCGGGAAGAGGGGTGTATTATTACAGCAGGAGCGGGAGGTACGAGGGTGATTGGGTAGATGGAAAGTACGATGGGTATGGGGTGGAAACATGGGCGCATGGGAGCCGCTACCGCGGGTGTTACTGGCAGGGGCTGAGGCACGAGTTTGGGGTGTATAGGTTTTACACCGGGGATGTGTATGCTGGAGAGTGGTCTAATGGACAGAGCCACGGGTGTGGGGTTCACACGTGCGAGGATGGGAGTCGGTATGTTGGGGAGTTTAAGTGGGGGGTTAAGCATGGCCATGGGCATTACCATTTCAG TGATTCAAGTGTATTGATAAAGGATTGGACATACAAAGACCGGGGTAAGGGGCATCGATTTGATAGCAGCATTGTGCTTGTTGATCCTTATGCGAAACTAGTTGAAGGTCGAAGATATTTCGGGGATATTAGCATGAAGTTGTCTAAGTTTCTTGGCACATATGATTTTGATAGCTTGCCTTTTGACTGGGGAGAAAATTACAAGCTTCCAAATATTTCTGAG aaagatcttgtTATATATGAGATGAATGTCTGGGAATTTACAAGTGATGAATCTAGTGGTTTGGATAGCAACATTCGTGGCAGCTACCTCGGTATGATTGAAAAG
- the LOC102660280 gene encoding MORN repeat-containing protein 4 isoform X3, whose amino-acid sequence MSLFCFLFSTAKAILYHRCWVQVFGNGDVYEGEFHRGKCSGRGVYYYSRSGRYEGDWVDGKYDGYGVETWAHGSRYRGCYWQGLRHEFGVYRFYTGDVYAGEWSNGQSHGCGVHTCEDGSRYVGEFKWGVKHGHGHYHFSLPFDWGENYKLPNISEKDLVIYEMNVWEFTSDESSGLDSNIRGSYLGMIEK is encoded by the exons ATGTCTCTCTTCTGTTTTCTCTTTTCAACCGCCAAGGCAATCTTATATCACCGGTGCTGGGTGCAGGTGTTCGGGAACGGAGACGTTTACGAAGGGGAGTTTCATCGAGGGAAGTGTTCGGGAAGAGGGGTGTATTATTACAGCAGGAGCGGGAGGTACGAGGGTGATTGGGTAGATGGAAAGTACGATGGGTATGGGGTGGAAACATGGGCGCATGGGAGCCGCTACCGCGGGTGTTACTGGCAGGGGCTGAGGCACGAGTTTGGGGTGTATAGGTTTTACACCGGGGATGTGTATGCTGGAGAGTGGTCTAATGGACAGAGCCACGGGTGTGGGGTTCACACGTGCGAGGATGGGAGTCGGTATGTTGGGGAGTTTAAGTGGGGGGTTAAGCATGGCCATGGGCATTACCATTTCAG CTTGCCTTTTGACTGGGGAGAAAATTACAAGCTTCCAAATATTTCTGAG aaagatcttgtTATATATGAGATGAATGTCTGGGAATTTACAAGTGATGAATCTAGTGGTTTGGATAGCAACATTCGTGGCAGCTACCTCGGTATGATTGAAAAG